The following are encoded in a window of Gossypium raimondii isolate GPD5lz chromosome 13, ASM2569854v1, whole genome shotgun sequence genomic DNA:
- the LOC105784218 gene encoding uncharacterized protein LOC105784218 yields MSLFKTLLLSNQAKVVVKTQNPLHKPFPHSPSFIIRRTLSSSPQEPIKKPLSLLFEEAVGLTEKAGGNESEYQEEKNGLMSELRELEREVRALKENPKPKVQKEEKEKRPKKKVTNLVELFGSEKMVEKRRRESGEATVLKDLSPFVEAFVRHLYSKGYFNKANFLVDNKLDFSYFDSKYGRDFIKSAAYKFGKDHQEIAQWLSSKNLKTVALFGCPSLDKNNVFAAKWLRKFFKIQEDTVCSQCMLKDSCRHANKDVWGIATRNLLLVHVMKVIILYNLDQVPPKLTVPDEVRDSANKLLEEVIKLSRTT; encoded by the exons ATGTCTCTCTTTAAAACTTTACTACTTTCTAACCAAGCCAAAGTTGTCGTCAAAACCCAGAACCCTCTTCACAAACCCTTCCCTCATTCACCATCCTTCATAATCAGAAGAACCCTTAGTTCCTCTCCCCAGGAGCCAATCAAGAAGCCACTTTCTCTGCTATTTGAAGAAGCGGTTGGTTTAACTGAAAAGGCTGGCGGAAACGAAAGCGAATaccaagaagaaaagaatggGCTAATGAGCGAATTAAGGGAATTGGAGAGAGAAGTTAGGGCGTTGAAAGAAAACCCAAAGCCAAAAGTGCAAaaggaagagaaagagaaaagacCCAAGAAGAAAGTTACCAACTTGGTTGAGTTGTTTGGTAGTGAAAAGATGGTGGAAAAACGCAGGAGAGAATCGGGGGAGGCGACAGTTCTGAAGGACCTTTCGCCGTTTGTTGAGGCTTTCGTTAGGCATTTGTATTCAAAAGGCTATTTTAACAAAGCTAATTTTTTGGTAGACAACAAGTTGGATTTTAGTTACTTTGACAGTAAATATGGCAGAGATTTTATAAAGTCTGCTGCTTACAAGTTTGGTAAAGATCATCAAGAGATTGCACA GTGGTTGTCAAGCAAAAACTTGAAAACAGTGGCGCTTTTTGGTTGCCCTTCTCTTGATAAAAATAATGTCTTTGCTGCTAAGTGGTTGCgcaaattctttaaaattcaagAAGACACT GTATGCAGTCAATGCATGTTAAAAGATTCATGCCGGCATGCTAATAAGGATGTGTGGGGAATTGCTACCAGGAATTTGCTTCTGGTGCATGTAATGAAGGTTatcattttgtataatttagaCCAAGTGCCTCCAAAGCTCACAGTTCCAGACGAAGTACGGGATTCAGCCAACAAATTGCTGGAGGAGGTTATAAAGCTTAGTCGAACCACATGA